One genomic region from Epinephelus fuscoguttatus linkage group LG6, E.fuscoguttatus.final_Chr_v1 encodes:
- the mvk gene encoding mevalonate kinase encodes MQVRELFVSAPGKAILHGEHAVVHGKVALAVSLNLRTYLRLKATTSGKVCINLPNIDTFLCWDLSELKRLISYSRGTREEVKLLDAELVRRLREFVGVTNGSLDTCNMATLAFLYIYLSLFGSGELPSLTVSVWSELPTGAGLGSSAAYSVCLAAALLCASGAIPAPLREWDHTARWCQEDLERINSWAFQGEMIIHGNPSGVDNAVGTWGGMLRFLAGKIIPLSRVPLLRILLTNTKVPRSTKVLVARVKDKINKFPSIMTPVLDSVDAISCTCERVLSEMTCEPITGEHYNILEELIDINQHHLNVMGVGHPALDTLCQVTMTKGLHSKLTGAGGGGCGITLLRPETDSFVVQMTVQDLKDCGFDCWETSIGGPGVQQHSHLSVKEEVLEILNRY; translated from the exons ATGCAAGTCAGGGAGTTGTTCGTGTCTGCTCCAGGGAAGGCGATCCTCCACGGAGAGCATGCGGTGGTGCACGGAAAG GTGGCTCTTGCTGTGAGTTTAAATCTGAGAACATACTTACGGCTGAAAGCCACCACATCTGGCAAAGTTTGCATCAACCTCCCAAATATTGACACATTCCTCTGCTGGGACCTGTCTGAGCTGAAGCGGCTTATTTCTTATTCCCGTG GTACGAGGGAGGAGGTGAAACTTCTGGATGCTGAACTTgtgaggagactgcgtgaattcGTTGGTGTTACCAATGGAAGCTTGGATACTTGCAACATGGCCACCCTAGCCTTCCTCTACATCTACCTCTCACTGTTTGGATCAGG TGAGCTGCCCAGCttgactgtgtctgtgtggtcgGAGCTGCCAACTGGAGCAGGGCTGGGGTCAAGTGCCGCCTACTCTGTGTGTttagctgcagctctgctctgtgcAAGCGGAGCCATCCCCGCTCCTCTCAGGGAGTGGGATCACACTGCCAG GTGGTGTCAGGAGGACCTGGAGCGGATCAACAGCTGGGCTTTCCAAGGGGAGATGATCATCCATGGTAATCCTTCAGGAGTAGACAACGCTGTAGGAACATGGG GTGGCATGCTGAGATTCCTGGCCGGAAAGATAATACCACTGAGCAG GGTGCCGTTATTAAGAATCCTCCTCACTAACACCAAAGTACCACGTAGCACCAAGGTACTTGTTGCCAGGGTGAAGGACAAGATTAACAAG TTTCCCTCTATCATGACCCCAGTGCTTGACTCAGTTGATGCCATTTCCTGCACTTGTGAGAGAGTCCTCTCAGAGATGACCTGTGAGCCCATCACTGGAGAGCACTACAATATTCTAGAG GAGCTCATTGACATCAACCAGCACCACCTGAATGTGATGGGTGTGGGACACCCTGCCCTGGACACACTGTGCCAGGTCACGATGACCAAAGGGCTCCACAGCAAGTTAACCGGTGCAGGGGGAGGAGGCTGCGGCATCACCCTGCTGAGACCAG aaacGGACTCCTTCGTTGTCCAGATGACAGTGCAAGACTTGAAAGACTGTGGCTTTGACTGCTGGGAAACAAGTATTGGTGGGCCGGGTGTCCAGCAGCACTCTCATCTCTCTGTTAAGGAGGAAGTTCTGGAGATTTTAAACCGTTACTGA
- the mmab gene encoding corrinoid adenosyltransferase isoform X1 produces MASFIMTPAHLRCVVRTARLVSEHRNRSALCSYRSYATEGDSRVPKIYTKTGDKGFSSTFTGERRPKEDHIFEALGNTDELSSAIGLAREFCLDKGHTFTYQLDKIQCILQDVGSNIATPRSSARESHIKRTKFTAQPIADLETWIDTFTEELPPLTNFILPSGGKGSAALHLARTVCRRAERSVAPIVRSGEADPDVAKYLNRLSDYLFTAARYAAMKEGNEEKIYTRPE; encoded by the exons ATGGCATCGTTTATTATGACACCTGCTCACCTCCGGTGTGTTGTAAGGACAGCGAGGCTCGTAAGCGAGCATCGGAATAGGAGCGCATTGTGTTCATACAGAAG TTATGCCACTGAAGGAGACAGCAGAGTACCCAAAATATACACCAAAACTGGAGACAAAG GGTTTTCAAGCACATTTACAGGAGAAAGGAGGCCAAAGGAAGATCATATTTTTGAAGCCTTGGGAAATACAGATGAGCTGTCATCAGCTATAGG GTTGGCCAGAGAATTTTGCCTTGACAAAggtcacacattcacatatcaGCTGGACAAg ATACAGTGCATTTTACAAGACGTGGGCTCCAATATTGCCACCCCTCGGTCATCTGCAAGAGAAAGTCACATAA AGAGAACAAAATTTACTGCACAGCCAATTGCAGACCTGGAAACTTGGATTGATACATTTACAGAAGAACTCCCTCCACTGACCAACTTCATTTTACCA TCTGGAGGGAAGGGCAGCGCCGCTTTGCACTTGGCTCGGACAGTGTGCCGGAGAGCTGAACGCAG TGTTGCTCCAATTGTGCGGTCAGGCGAGGCAGATCCAGATGTTGCCAAGTATTTGAACAG attgAGCGACTACCTGTTCACTGCAGCCAGATATGCAGCCATGAAAGAAGGGAACGAGGAGAAAATCTACACAAGACCTGAATGA
- the mmab gene encoding corrinoid adenosyltransferase isoform X2 produces the protein MASFIMTPAHLRCVVRTARLVSEHRNRSALCSYRSYATEGDSRVPKIYTKTGDKGFSSTFTGERRPKEDHIFEALGNTDELSSAIGLAREFCLDKGHTFTYQLDKIQCILQDVGSNIATPRSSARESHISFAFALIHMLGAPQSGGKGSAALHLARTVCRRAERSVAPIVRSGEADPDVAKYLNRLSDYLFTAARYAAMKEGNEEKIYTRPE, from the exons ATGGCATCGTTTATTATGACACCTGCTCACCTCCGGTGTGTTGTAAGGACAGCGAGGCTCGTAAGCGAGCATCGGAATAGGAGCGCATTGTGTTCATACAGAAG TTATGCCACTGAAGGAGACAGCAGAGTACCCAAAATATACACCAAAACTGGAGACAAAG GGTTTTCAAGCACATTTACAGGAGAAAGGAGGCCAAAGGAAGATCATATTTTTGAAGCCTTGGGAAATACAGATGAGCTGTCATCAGCTATAGG GTTGGCCAGAGAATTTTGCCTTGACAAAggtcacacattcacatatcaGCTGGACAAg ATACAGTGCATTTTACAAGACGTGGGCTCCAATATTGCCACCCCTCGGTCATCTGCAAGAGAAAGTCACATAA GTTTTGCTTTTGCACTGATACATATGCTTGGTGCTCCACAGTCTGGAGGGAAGGGCAGCGCCGCTTTGCACTTGGCTCGGACAGTGTGCCGGAGAGCTGAACGCAG TGTTGCTCCAATTGTGCGGTCAGGCGAGGCAGATCCAGATGTTGCCAAGTATTTGAACAG attgAGCGACTACCTGTTCACTGCAGCCAGATATGCAGCCATGAAAGAAGGGAACGAGGAGAAAATCTACACAAGACCTGAATGA